A single Syntrophales bacterium DNA region contains:
- a CDS encoding antibiotic biosynthesis monooxygenase, giving the protein MIRVLIERHCLTGKEDELRHLIQEVRSDAVHRRGYISGETLRAADNPLHFMIISTWTTIEAWKAWESDRRKVLIHGMMDSLLSEPEVVRIFIEEPSV; this is encoded by the coding sequence ATGATAAGAGTATTGATTGAAAGACACTGTTTGACGGGAAAAGAGGATGAACTCAGGCACCTTATACAGGAAGTTAGGTCAGATGCGGTGCACCGCCGCGGCTACATTAGTGGTGAGACACTCCGGGCAGCGGATAATCCCTTGCACTTCATGATCATCAGCACATGGACGACCATTGAAGCCTGGAAGGCGTGGGAGTCGGACCGGAGAAAGGTTTTAATACATGGGATGATGGATTCTCTGCTTTCTGAACCAGAGGTTGTACGTATTTTTATTGAGGAACCCTCAGTCTGA
- a CDS encoding NTP transferase domain-containing protein, which produces MIKRRKDRFSTIILAAGKGTRMKSSLVKVLHPIYGKPMLSYPVAVARDVGSEGIVIVVGHQAELVKESVKDKDLVFVYQRKQLGTGHAVLQTKDRFLDFEGTILILCGDVPLLTLRTVRSLLDYHFSGDAAVTVLTTVLDTPHGYGRVVKKTEDDILKVVEERDATYEEKMIREINTGIYCVESEFLFEALTDIDNKNAQGEYYLTDIFKIASRKGYTARSFIANDPVEVMGINTPDDLKLATRIIEGRMRKGSNLY; this is translated from the coding sequence ATGATCAAAAGAAGGAAAGACAGGTTTTCAACTATAATTCTTGCCGCCGGCAAGGGAACCCGTATGAAATCTTCACTGGTGAAAGTTCTTCACCCCATTTACGGAAAGCCGATGCTTTCCTACCCGGTTGCCGTGGCTAGAGATGTAGGATCGGAAGGAATCGTTATTGTAGTCGGTCATCAGGCAGAATTAGTAAAAGAATCTGTTAAAGATAAGGATCTTGTTTTCGTGTACCAGAGAAAACAGCTGGGAACCGGCCACGCCGTGCTTCAGACCAAGGATAGATTCCTTGATTTTGAGGGAACCATCTTGATTCTTTGCGGTGATGTACCTCTACTCACTCTACGTACTGTAAGGTCACTGCTTGACTATCATTTTTCGGGTGATGCGGCAGTTACGGTTTTAACCACCGTACTCGACACCCCGCACGGTTACGGGCGGGTTGTCAAAAAAACGGAAGACGATATCCTGAAAGTCGTGGAGGAGCGCGATGCAACATATGAGGAAAAGATGATCAGAGAAATAAATACAGGCATATACTGTGTGGAAAGCGAGTTTCTTTTTGAGGCCTTAACAGATATTGACAACAAGAATGCACAGGGCGAATATTATCTGACAGATATTTTCAAGATCGCCAGCAGAAAGGGATACACCGCGAGGTCGTTCATTGCCAATGATCCTGTTGAAGTTATGGGGATAAATACTCCTGATGACCTGAAATTGGCAACCCGTATTATCGAAGGGCGAATGAGAAAGGGGTCAAATCTCTATTAA